One Nitrososphaerales archaeon genomic window carries:
- a CDS encoding DUF1512 domain-containing protein: MLESLHLLTWPGENIFGDNPTLYFLLFYMPFILFLLYGQKFQTWMVLNEIGRSLNKLKMMKERSRKEAIDYFTNVCKTSYDPTERIDQFLEYFTIFPVDTDPSGIMKKIEHIITLRDDRLRSEVRKMITINDPVKMSAAENILEATTALNFIYKIVRHYYLLGKRTMSLYVLIQLQVLMPIILQEADALMKAIDAFKSAQPIGDGIGAMVAGKLMLNTEKRIIGKDTVMGESEFNGRFLYLIKAEGPAGNVGQIGTVVEKLIEEMGLRPNAIVMIDAALKLEGEKTGDIAEGIGAAIGGIGVDRFKIEEVATKYNIPLYAIVIKESIIDAITVMRKEIAEATDKVIGIIKRILDEKTKVGDKVFIIGVGNTLGIGQ; this comes from the coding sequence ATGTTAGAATCGCTACACTTACTAACTTGGCCTGGAGAAAACATATTTGGTGATAATCCTACATTATACTTCTTACTCTTCTACATGCCCTTTATCCTCTTCCTCCTCTACGGACAGAAGTTTCAAACGTGGATGGTTTTGAATGAGATAGGTCGGTCTTTAAATAAATTAAAGATGATGAAAGAAAGATCGAGAAAGGAAGCTATAGACTACTTCACCAATGTATGTAAAACTTCATACGATCCGACCGAACGCATAGATCAATTCTTAGAGTACTTTACAATCTTCCCCGTAGACACAGACCCCTCGGGGATTATGAAGAAGATCGAGCATATCATAACTTTGAGGGATGACCGATTAAGAAGTGAAGTGAGGAAGATGATCACGATAAACGACCCGGTCAAAATGAGTGCTGCTGAAAATATCCTAGAAGCGACTACCGCCCTTAACTTCATCTATAAGATCGTGAGGCACTACTATCTACTCGGTAAAAGGACTATGAGTCTATACGTGCTCATACAACTACAAGTACTTATGCCCATAATCCTCCAAGAGGCCGATGCCCTGATGAAGGCTATCGATGCGTTCAAATCGGCCCAACCGATAGGTGATGGTATCGGTGCTATGGTGGCTGGTAAGTTGATGCTCAATACCGAGAAGAGGATAATAGGGAAGGATACGGTGATGGGCGAATCTGAGTTTAATGGTCGATTTCTGTATTTAATCAAGGCTGAAGGGCCCGCTGGGAATGTCGGTCAAATCGGGACTGTCGTAGAAAAGTTGATCGAAGAAATGGGTTTAAGACCGAATGCGATAGTGATGATAGATGCCGCTTTAAAGTTGGAGGGTGAGAAGACTGGTGATATCGCAGAGGGTATCGGTGCAGCGATCGGTGGTATCGGTGTCGATAGGTTTAAGATCGAAGAAGTTGCAACGAAGTACAATATACCACTTTACGCGATCGTGATAAAGGAATCCATCATCGATGCCATCACAGTGATGAGGAAAGAGATCGCCG
- a CDS encoding uracil-DNA glycosylase produces the protein MKVAEEIRSCKLCELSQSRINPVPGEGAEDAEIMFIGEGPGAEEDRQGRPFVGAAGKLLNEFLKNAGLQRDSVFITNVVKCRPPGNRRPTYKERESCKPYLQRQIELIKPKIICLLGNTAVQTMLGRNSVSSVHNRLVEKDGLRFIATYHPAAAIYNPQLKTIIQSDISRLKVELEKLKSSRKEVKLHEFFTEC, from the coding sequence ATGAAGGTTGCTGAAGAGATCAGGAGTTGTAAGTTATGTGAACTTTCACAATCAAGAATAAATCCGGTCCCGGGAGAAGGGGCTGAAGATGCTGAAATCATGTTTATAGGGGAAGGGCCGGGTGCGGAAGAAGACCGTCAAGGTAGGCCCTTCGTCGGTGCTGCCGGAAAGCTCTTGAATGAATTTTTAAAGAACGCTGGCCTTCAAAGAGATAGCGTATTTATAACGAATGTTGTAAAGTGCCGCCCACCCGGTAATCGCCGACCGACATATAAAGAGAGGGAATCGTGTAAGCCATACCTGCAAAGACAGATCGAACTTATTAAACCCAAAATCATCTGTCTACTGGGAAATACCGCTGTACAGACCATGTTGGGCAGAAATTCGGTATCGAGTGTTCACAACAGGTTGGTAGAGAAGGATGGTTTAAGGTTCATCGCTACATACCATCCGGCCGCGGCGATCTACAATCCACAATTGAAGACCATAATTCAATCGGATATATCCCGCCTTAAGGTAGAATTGGAGAAGTTGAAGTCTTCACGTAAAGAGGTCAAACTTCATGAATTCTTTACCGAGTGCTGA